A part of Myxococcales bacterium genomic DNA contains:
- the murA gene encoding UDP-N-acetylglucosamine 1-carboxyvinyltransferase: MEMLVIEGGCSLKGEVTISGSKNSALPVLIASLLCDGKSSIRNVPNLADTRFLLSLLGALGPECHFENNEVIIDATCIGSHRANYEMVRKMRASVLVLAPLLARLGRAEVSLPGGCAIGSRPVDIHLQGLECLGASIEVSEGYIHAELKKGHFIGADFQLPMPSVGATEQLIMAAVLAQGVTTLSKVAREPEIVELCAALNKAGANIEGAGTSTLRISGVSSLCGLDYSIKADRIEAGTFIAIAGATGSSIKLKNICGQDISNITERFASAGLRFKSYENSCEGLIDLEVIPCSRLKATDIETGAYPGFPTDMQAQFMAAMALAEGTSVIYERIFENRMMHVPELGRMGANIKVEKGIAKVNGIECLSGAQVMATDLRASASLVIAALAAHGTSEIRRVYHLDRGYESLEKKLEQLGARVKRVTQI, from the coding sequence ATGGAAATGTTAGTTATTGAAGGTGGGTGCTCTTTAAAAGGCGAAGTAACAATATCGGGTTCAAAAAATTCGGCCTTGCCCGTGCTGATAGCAAGTCTTTTGTGTGATGGTAAAAGCTCTATTCGTAATGTTCCCAACCTTGCAGATACTCGCTTTTTATTGTCGCTTTTGGGTGCTCTTGGACCTGAATGTCATTTTGAAAACAATGAAGTTATTATCGATGCTACATGTATAGGAAGTCATCGAGCAAATTATGAGATGGTGCGAAAAATGCGTGCTTCGGTATTGGTGCTTGCACCTCTCCTCGCACGCTTAGGACGCGCCGAAGTTTCATTACCTGGAGGCTGCGCTATCGGTAGTCGGCCCGTTGATATTCATCTGCAGGGTTTGGAGTGTCTTGGGGCAAGCATAGAAGTTAGCGAAGGCTATATCCATGCTGAACTAAAAAAAGGGCATTTTATTGGGGCGGATTTCCAATTGCCTATGCCCTCAGTCGGAGCAACAGAGCAATTGATAATGGCAGCAGTGTTGGCTCAGGGAGTGACTACGCTTAGTAAAGTTGCGAGGGAGCCAGAGATTGTAGAACTCTGTGCCGCACTCAATAAGGCAGGTGCAAATATTGAGGGAGCCGGGACATCGACACTTCGTATTAGTGGGGTGAGTTCACTTTGTGGGCTTGATTATAGTATCAAAGCTGATCGCATAGAAGCAGGAACTTTTATTGCTATTGCCGGAGCGACCGGCAGCTCTATTAAGCTTAAAAATATTTGCGGGCAAGATATTAGCAATATAACTGAGAGATTTGCCAGTGCGGGACTCCGATTCAAAAGCTATGAGAACAGTTGTGAAGGGCTTATAGATTTAGAAGTTATTCCTTGTTCTCGATTGAAAGCGACTGACATAGAGACAGGTGCTTATCCTGGTTTTCCAACTGATATGCAGGCCCAATTTATGGCTGCCATGGCATTGGCGGAAGGAACCTCAGTTATTTACGAGCGAATTTTTGAAAACCGCATGATGCATGTGCCTGAATTAGGGCGCATGGGAGCAAATATAAAAGTTGAAAAGGGGATAGCAAAAGTAAACGGGATAGAATGCTTGAGTGGAGCTCAAGTAATGGCTACTGATCTCAGGGCTTCGGCGAGTTTGGTGATAGCAGCTTTGGCAGCTCATGGTACGAGCGAAATCAGGAGAGTGTATCATCTTGATCGAGGCTATGAAAGTTTGGAGAAAAAACTGGAACAACTAGGAGCACGTGTTAAGCGTGTCACACAAATATAA
- the prmC gene encoding peptide chain release factor N(5)-glutamine methyltransferase: MSDLGIETAQLDVRILLEHVLGYDHQESFFYPERMMTSEQETQFLKLLKRRMCFEPIAYIIESKEFFGYDFKVNSRCLIPRPDTECVVEQCLSRLKSGDRVYDICTGSGVIAITLLRECPQITAVASDLSQQALDIASINAHKLGVADRIDMRCGDLFAPFGPMEQAQLVVANPPYIGQEDYENLSATVRKFEPEMALKAGDEEGIVFYRRLLSDALRHLVSSGYLVLEIGFNQAHLIKSLVSEYWRDCQVIKDLAGNDRVIVLQKK; encoded by the coding sequence TTGAGTGATTTGGGAATTGAGACTGCTCAACTCGACGTAAGAATTTTATTGGAGCATGTGCTTGGCTATGACCATCAAGAGAGCTTTTTTTATCCTGAACGTATGATGACCTCAGAACAAGAAACACAATTTCTAAAACTTCTAAAACGAAGAATGTGTTTTGAGCCAATAGCGTACATTATAGAAAGTAAAGAATTTTTTGGCTATGATTTTAAGGTAAATAGTCGCTGTCTCATACCAAGACCAGATACTGAATGTGTTGTGGAACAGTGCCTTTCACGACTTAAAAGTGGTGATCGTGTATATGATATTTGTACCGGAAGCGGGGTTATTGCTATAACTCTTCTGCGCGAATGCCCACAAATCACTGCTGTGGCAAGCGACTTATCTCAGCAGGCATTGGATATAGCTTCTATTAATGCTCATAAATTGGGAGTAGCTGACAGAATTGATATGCGGTGTGGTGATTTATTTGCTCCGTTCGGTCCTATGGAGCAAGCGCAACTTGTTGTTGCTAACCCTCCCTATATTGGGCAAGAGGACTATGAAAATTTATCCGCCACTGTTAGAAAATTTGAACCTGAAATGGCTTTGAAAGCGGGAGACGAAGAAGGTATTGTATTTTACCGCCGACTTTTGTCTGATGCTCTTCGGCATTTAGTAAGTTCAGGATATTTAGTGCTGGAAATTGGCTTTAATCAGGCGCACCTCATAAAAAGTCTTGTTAGCGAATATTGGCGAGATTGCCAAGTGATAAAAGATTTGGCAGGGAACGATCGAGTTATAGTTTTACAAAAAAAATAA
- a CDS encoding GatB/YqeY domain-containing protein produces MNLQKRVVEDWKAAMKNKDARKDALSMIIAELKNRAIKDNIMGGDGRSVSDDTAFEVLQKMAKQRREAMESYRAAGRQDLAEKEERELFVVEAYLPKSLTDDELESLVKEAIAESNASSMKDIGKVMGVAISKAAGRADGKRIQAVVKSLL; encoded by the coding sequence ATGAATTTGCAAAAAAGAGTAGTGGAAGACTGGAAGGCTGCTATGAAAAATAAGGATGCTCGGAAGGATGCCTTGAGCATGATCATAGCTGAATTAAAAAATCGGGCAATCAAAGATAATATTATGGGGGGAGATGGACGCAGTGTCAGCGATGATACAGCATTTGAGGTGCTACAAAAGATGGCGAAACAGCGTCGAGAAGCAATGGAGTCATATCGCGCTGCGGGCCGACAAGATTTGGCTGAGAAGGAAGAGCGAGAACTGTTTGTGGTAGAAGCTTATCTGCCAAAAAGTTTGACAGATGATGAACTCGAAAGTTTGGTTAAGGAAGCCATTGCCGAGTCTAATGCGAGCAGTATGAAAGATATCGGTAAAGTAATGGGAGTTGCGATTAGCAAAGCAGCCGGCCGTGCCGACGGAAAGCGAATACAGGCAGTTGTTAAAAGTTTGCTCTAG
- a CDS encoding CarD family transcriptional regulator, translated as MAKFRIGDKVVYPAHGVAEVDKIEKKSIGGYEQSFYVLRLLDSGMTLMVPTANEEQVGMRSLVEESDADKVFEVLRKKEKITDGTTWNRRHREYMEKIKTGSVFEVAKVLRDLYVLKGDKELSFGERKMLDTARSLLMLEISIAKNISVSDVENKFKQIFRC; from the coding sequence ATGGCAAAATTTAGAATTGGCGACAAAGTGGTCTATCCAGCGCACGGTGTAGCGGAAGTCGATAAAATTGAAAAAAAGAGTATAGGGGGCTATGAACAGTCATTTTATGTTTTACGTCTGCTTGACAGCGGAATGACTTTGATGGTGCCTACAGCGAATGAAGAACAAGTTGGTATGCGAAGTTTGGTGGAAGAATCTGATGCTGATAAAGTCTTTGAGGTTTTACGCAAAAAAGAAAAAATCACTGACGGAACGACATGGAATCGTCGCCACCGAGAGTATATGGAGAAGATAAAAACTGGTTCTGTTTTTGAAGTGGCAAAAGTTTTACGTGATCTTTACGTGCTTAAAGGCGATAAGGAACTAAGTTTTGGAGAAAGAAAGATGCTGGATACTGCGCGTTCGCTCCTCATGCTTGAAATCAGTATAGCTAAAAACATTAGTGTGAGTGACGTAGAGAATAAATTTAAACAAATTTTTCGTTGCTAG
- a CDS encoding twin-arginine translocase TatA/TatE family subunit, producing MEAIMLGIGAWELTIIFAIVLVLFGGKRLPGVATGLGTAIRNFRHALKGEEETSPQLNPKNKDTKDPTE from the coding sequence ATGGAGGCCATCATGCTTGGAATTGGGGCTTGGGAGTTAACCATAATATTTGCCATAGTTCTTGTACTCTTTGGTGGAAAACGCTTACCAGGTGTAGCCACTGGACTGGGCACAGCCATAAGAAATTTCCGCCATGCTCTGAAAGGAGAGGAGGAAACAAGTCCTCAATTAAATCCAAAAAACAAAGATACTAAAGATCCTACTGAATAA
- the dnaG gene encoding DNA primase translates to MNNNVIQEIKKRILLSSIVGQAVELKGRGSHFLGLCPFHKEKTPSFHVRDHLGSYKCFGCGASGDIFAFIMRIRGIAFKEALGELCDKAGIEAFSQKAKSQFLPDEQILLHAQAVASRYFVEQLFSDAGRHALRYLLEERRLKESMLRQAGLGFGGVIKNDFINYLLKNNIKEKTAIEAGLLKPGAFSLVPQFLGRITIPIKRVDGKIIAFGGRSLLSESDNAPKYVNTQSYKFYEKKKNFYGVFESQKAILKGKTPFLVEGYFDAMALWAIGVPALALCGTALSDEHIKQFKRISSRVIICFDDDKAGFKALKSSLVKFWQANITTQAVVLEKKDPGDYLALGQLNILKERIQQSIDATCLVIERVALNIDREISSRIHEIDELLPILASISRPLVRRQYVAYLANKLHEDPGILWTEISQKAKKNSYRQEVQKVQEKNNEFQLNVEEKWLLEILYSAPDLMDEISDSLWERVRPELRTSFAQIEKHHELIKQLPQRDDVLKFSLDEAREMLSALQVRVDKSVSRNVLKAKRQKLQEAEKNKDFASVFETLREQSSILAKNKIRNSKPREHSVKSSEEPKKVIEIAKLDSQEIEFDCENDWF, encoded by the coding sequence ATGAACAATAATGTGATCCAAGAAATAAAAAAACGTATTCTCTTAAGTTCAATTGTGGGACAAGCAGTTGAACTGAAAGGGAGAGGTTCACATTTTTTAGGTTTATGTCCTTTTCATAAAGAAAAAACCCCATCTTTTCACGTGAGAGATCACTTGGGTAGCTATAAATGCTTTGGATGTGGGGCTTCTGGCGATATTTTTGCATTTATTATGCGTATAAGAGGGATAGCTTTTAAAGAAGCCCTTGGTGAACTGTGTGATAAAGCAGGCATAGAAGCTTTTAGTCAAAAAGCTAAAAGCCAATTTCTGCCAGATGAGCAGATTTTACTTCATGCCCAAGCTGTCGCATCCCGTTATTTTGTGGAACAGCTTTTTAGTGATGCTGGTCGTCATGCTCTTCGCTACTTATTAGAAGAGCGTCGCTTAAAAGAATCGATGCTCCGTCAGGCAGGTTTGGGATTTGGCGGTGTAATAAAAAATGATTTTATAAATTATCTTTTGAAAAATAACATAAAAGAGAAAACTGCAATCGAGGCAGGTCTACTAAAGCCAGGAGCATTTTCTCTAGTTCCTCAGTTTTTGGGAAGAATCACTATTCCAATAAAAAGAGTTGATGGCAAAATTATTGCTTTTGGTGGAAGATCGTTGCTTAGTGAAAGCGATAATGCTCCAAAATATGTAAATACTCAGTCTTACAAATTTTATGAAAAGAAAAAAAATTTTTATGGGGTTTTTGAATCACAAAAAGCAATTTTAAAAGGCAAAACACCTTTTTTGGTTGAAGGATATTTTGATGCTATGGCGCTTTGGGCTATAGGTGTTCCTGCCTTGGCGCTATGTGGTACAGCCCTATCGGACGAGCATATTAAGCAATTTAAAAGAATTTCTTCGCGCGTGATTATCTGTTTTGACGATGATAAAGCAGGGTTTAAAGCATTGAAAAGTTCTTTGGTGAAATTTTGGCAGGCAAACATTACTACTCAGGCGGTGGTGCTTGAAAAAAAAGATCCAGGAGATTATCTGGCTTTGGGTCAATTAAACATTCTTAAAGAAAGAATCCAGCAATCTATAGATGCGACGTGCCTTGTTATTGAGCGTGTAGCCCTAAATATAGATCGCGAAATTAGTAGCAGAATCCATGAAATTGATGAGCTTTTGCCTATACTAGCAAGTATCTCGCGCCCTCTGGTCCGCAGGCAATACGTGGCATATTTAGCAAATAAATTGCATGAAGATCCTGGCATCTTGTGGACAGAAATTTCTCAAAAGGCCAAGAAAAATTCTTATAGGCAAGAGGTTCAAAAAGTTCAGGAAAAAAACAACGAGTTTCAATTGAACGTGGAAGAAAAATGGTTGCTGGAAATTTTATATTCAGCCCCGGATTTGATGGATGAGATTTCTGATTCATTGTGGGAGCGAGTACGCCCCGAGTTAAGAACATCTTTTGCGCAGATTGAAAAACATCACGAACTGATTAAACAGTTGCCTCAAAGAGATGACGTGTTGAAGTTTTCACTAGATGAAGCTCGAGAAATGCTATCAGCTCTACAAGTGCGGGTTGATAAATCTGTGAGCCGTAATGTCTTGAAAGCCAAGCGTCAGAAGTTGCAAGAAGCTGAAAAAAATAAAGATTTTGCATCAGTGTTTGAAACCTTGCGTGAGCAAAGTTCGATCTTGGCAAAGAATAAAATTAGGAATTCTAAGCCCAGGGAGCATAGTGTGAAGTCTTCCGAAGAACCTAAAAAAGTCATTGAAATAGCAAAGTTAGACTCACAAGAAATAGAGTTTGATTGCGAAAACGATTGGTTCTAA